The sequence TGCTGGCACACCTGTAATCTGGGATACTGTAGACGGGGTATAACCTTCTATTATCTTTATAAAACTTTCAAATCCTTCCGTTCTTTCTTCAATAAACTTTTTATCAAGTAACCCTTCGTTGATAATTACATTCATAATTCCATTTATTAAAGCCACATCTGTCCCTGGCTTTTGATGCAATGAAATGTCAGCAATTTCAGAAAGTTCTATCTTTCTAGGATCTGCTACTATTAAATGTGTACCGTTTTTCTTTGCCTTTTTAATCTTACTCCCAATTACCGGGTGATTCTCCGTTGGATTTGAACCTATCACAAATATAACGTTACTCCCCTCTATTTCTGATATAGAGTTGGTCATGGCACCCGAACCAAATGCCATCCCTAATCCAACAACAGTGGATGCATGACAAAGTCTGGCACAGTGATCTACTGAATTCGTACCAACTACAGCCCTCATAAATTTTTGCATAATATAGTTCTCTTCATTTGTACATTTTGCTGAACTCAACCCACCTATTGAATCACTTCCATACTTTTCTTTTATATTCAATAGTTTTTCTGCAACATAATCCAACGCTTCTTCCCAACTAACTTTTTCAAAATGTCCATTTCTCTTTATCAAAGGATCGGTCAATCTATCAGGGTGATTGACAAAATCATAACCAAAACGGCCTTTCACACAACTTTCTCCATGGGGGTTTGGAGAGTTTTCGTTGTAAACCGAACCGACTTGAATTATCTTATTATCTTTAGTTCTTAGTTCCAATTGACAACCAACCCCACAGTACGGACAGGTTGTTATAGTTTTTTTAAATTCGTAATAACGTCCTTTTCCTTTGGAAGGAATATAAGTAAGAGCCCCTGTTGGGCACATTTCAACACATTGTCCACAAAAGACGCATGGAGAATCCTGTCCACCTAAATCTTGATCAAATGGGGGGCTAACTTTAGTTTCAAAACCTCTATTGACAAAATCCAATACGTTACACATCTGAATTTCTTTACATGTTCGTACACATTTGCCACAAAGTATGCATTTATCTGGATCAAGCTGTATAAATTCATTCTGAGCTTTTATCTCAAAACGTGGAAGTTTCTTTGTTCCGAAGGTGGATTCTTTAATTCCATATTCGTAAGCGAGATCTTGAAGGACACAGTTTCCATTAGCTTCACATGTCATACAATCCAATGGATGATCAGAAACTAGTAAATCTACAACCGTCTTTCTAGCCTCGATTACCCTTTTGCTATCCGTTAAAACCCTCATTCCATCAGTTACTGGAGTAACACAAGAGGCAACTAATTTATGATTATTTTCCAGTTCTACTAAACACATTCTACAAGAACCTACATCTGATAAATGCGGGCTATGACATATGGTGGGGATATAGATACCGTTTTGTTTTGCAACCTGGAGTATAGTTTGACCGGGCTCGGCTTCGTAATCATTATGATTTATAGTAACTATCAAAATATAAAACCCCTTTCATTGTTAAATTTACGAAAAATTCAATATCAAAAAACTATGTTCTTAGCGGTGAAAATATTTACAACAACTTCTTCATCAACTAGCTGAAGTTTATCTGTAATATTATATCTCGTTATTCCTTTTGAAGAGTAAGAAAGGTAGAGATATCCATCCTTACAATCGATACTTAAAATCGGAAGATCCAAATTAATAATTCTGTTTAAATCGAAATTTGACAGATCAACAATAGTCAGTTGAGAGCCTATAGAGTAAAATATATATTTATCATTCAGAGTAATTATATCAGGCGAATAATCAAAACTGAAATACTCGATAATGTTAAAATTTAAGTCTGTCCGAAAGACTCCTTTTTCGGTTAAAAGGATAAATCCATCAGAAGTGGAATGAATCTGGTCAATATAATCCTTGGAATAAAATTTAAAACTACTCTTTCCAGTTAAAAAGTTAAACTCTATTACCTTATCTTCCTCAGCTATATATGCAAAGTTATCAATAACTTCTATATCTTGAGCCATTCCTACAAACACCTTTGTTCCATCAAAGAAAGAATATATATTCTCTTGGGTAATAACGAATATACCTTCTTGTGTTTCTTTTATACATTTGATGTTTTCAGGAAAACTTTTGGTAATTGTATTCGTAGCATCATAAAAATTGACTAAATTTCCATTGAGTTCGTAAAAACCCTTCTCCCCTTTTATCAAACTCCCAGTATATCTTTTCTCCCATAATTTTTCTTTTTGTTTATCTATATAAACTATCTTTCCACCCTCGTCAATTAATACTCCTGATTCTAGTACAACAAAATCATCAATTGAGTCAACTGTATTAATATACTTAAGTAATTTTTTAGTATCTAAATCATAAATATACAATCCATCTTCGTTATTCGTTAAGTATATATACCCCTCTGTTACCAAAATATTTGACCTAGAAAATTGCCCAGTAATAATTTCTTGAGTTTCTAACGATTCCAAACTTCTTTTATATACACCGTTATCCGTAGAAAAGTAAAGCGAATCATCTGCTAATTGTATAGAAAAAGCATCCTCATCCCACACATACAATGGTTTCACATCATGTTTTTTTGTCTTGATCAAATCTTTTGTTTCAAATATCTGTATGCCCAATAAATCATCGTTCACAACAAAAAAATCTTTACTCAAACTAATCATCCTAGGTGATACCAACTGATCATAATAATTAATTTCTTCAACGGTTCGATCTTCGTTGATTTCATAAATTTTTATTCCTAATCCTGGACCAATCACAAATAAATACTTTTCAAACATTTCAGCTTGGGTTACCATACCTGGTAAACGAATATGTTCTTTCAATCTTATATACAGCTTATCTTTCAAATCAAAGCTTATCAAACCATTTTCACCATCTGCAACAAATAACAATTCTCCATTCGTTGCAACGGATAGAGAATCACCAAATGTGGAGTAAGAGTTTAATAAAGCTACTTCTTGTGGATCTGAAAAATCATAAATTTTCAATCCCTCTCTGTCAACAAGATAAAGATAATCTCCATAAACTTGAGCATCATTAACATAACTACCAGTCGTGACAGAAGTAATTAATTCTTTCTTTTCAACATCGAAAACATAAAATCCTTCGTAGCCTCCTATTATTACTCCGTATTTGACGCCTACTACTGAGGTAGGAATCTGCTCTTGAACAATTGGATTAGTAACATCTTTTACTTGAGCAGTACTTCCCTGAACAGATTTTTCTTTTGCAATTCGGATGTAAAATATTACAATT is a genomic window of Petrotoga miotherma DSM 10691 containing:
- the fdhF gene encoding formate dehydrogenase subunit alpha, with product MLIVTINHNDYEAEPGQTILQVAKQNGIYIPTICHSPHLSDVGSCRMCLVELENNHKLVASCVTPVTDGMRVLTDSKRVIEARKTVVDLLVSDHPLDCMTCEANGNCVLQDLAYEYGIKESTFGTKKLPRFEIKAQNEFIQLDPDKCILCGKCVRTCKEIQMCNVLDFVNRGFETKVSPPFDQDLGGQDSPCVFCGQCVEMCPTGALTYIPSKGKGRYYEFKKTITTCPYCGVGCQLELRTKDNKIIQVGSVYNENSPNPHGESCVKGRFGYDFVNHPDRLTDPLIKRNGHFEKVSWEEALDYVAEKLLNIKEKYGSDSIGGLSSAKCTNEENYIMQKFMRAVVGTNSVDHCARLCHASTVVGLGMAFGSGAMTNSISEIEGSNVIFVIGSNPTENHPVIGSKIKKAKKNGTHLIVADPRKIELSEIADISLHQKPGTDVALINGIMNVIINEGLLDKKFIEERTEGFESFIKIIEGYTPSTVSQITGVPADKIIEAAKMYGSAEKAAIYFAMGITQHKYGTNNVLSLTNLALLTGNVGFESTGVNPLRGQNNVQGACDVGALPDVYPGYQKVSDPKIKEKFENYWGVKLTDREGLTLTEMFEEAGKKVKALYIMGENPFLSDPDQEHIKKALESLNFLIVQDIFLTETAQFADVVLPAASFAEKEGTFTNTERRIQRVRKAINSPGRAKADWEILTTLANKMGYEMKYNSPSEIMDEIARVSKLYGGISYERLEKEGLQWPCPDSNHPGTKYLHKDSFSRGKGKFFPVEFTLPEKKADEKYNFILMTGRMLYHFHTGTMTRRSYSIDKHEPDAYVEINIEDARKLGIKDKEKVRITSSQGTVETYAKVGERVKPGQLFMPFHYAESPANRLTNRVYDLKAKIPELKITPVNLEKAEKRSSQREVLIDERFTSIRRQE
- a CDS encoding LVIVD repeat-containing protein produces the protein MRKISKNYTVLVFLVVLILIMFSIVIFYIRIAKEKSVQGSTAQVKDVTNPIVQEQIPTSVVGVKYGVIIGGYEGFYVFDVEKKELITSVTTGSYVNDAQVYGDYLYLVDREGLKIYDFSDPQEVALLNSYSTFGDSLSVATNGELLFVADGENGLISFDLKDKLYIRLKEHIRLPGMVTQAEMFEKYLFVIGPGLGIKIYEINEDRTVEEINYYDQLVSPRMISLSKDFFVVNDDLLGIQIFETKDLIKTKKHDVKPLYVWDEDAFSIQLADDSLYFSTDNGVYKRSLESLETQEIITGQFSRSNILVTEGYIYLTNNEDGLYIYDLDTKKLLKYINTVDSIDDFVVLESGVLIDEGGKIVYIDKQKEKLWEKRYTGSLIKGEKGFYELNGNLVNFYDATNTITKSFPENIKCIKETQEGIFVITQENIYSFFDGTKVFVGMAQDIEVIDNFAYIAEEDKVIEFNFLTGKSSFKFYSKDYIDQIHSTSDGFILLTEKGVFRTDLNFNIIEYFSFDYSPDIITLNDKYIFYSIGSQLTIVDLSNFDLNRIINLDLPILSIDCKDGYLYLSYSSKGITRYNITDKLQLVDEEVVVNIFTAKNIVF